Genomic window (Maylandia zebra isolate NMK-2024a linkage group LG11, Mzebra_GT3a, whole genome shotgun sequence):
AATAATTTCCTACAGTTGCTTAGTGCAGCTTCTTTAGCTGTGGGGAAGTGTGATCCATTTTATGTGCTTGACAGCTAGAATCTAATTTTTGGAGAATgcaatttttgttttctaaCTTCTCCTCTCTACACCAGATAGTGCCAGATAAGTATTCCCAAGAAAACTTAACAAGAAATGCATCTTGggacttcctgtttacttttatttgtggTTGTGAAACGGGAATGTTGAGTTTAATTGTTGAATTGTTGTTAAATATGCACATAACTCATTGAAACATATTGGTATAATTGCAGTGCAGTAGTAAAACGTCAGTATTTTAACAAGATGATGTATTTCTGAAATGGATGATACAAAGGACCTGTATGTGCAGCGCGGAGCAGCCATTTTCTGGCGAGGTCATCTGTGTGTTCCGGTATTGCAAGTAAACTGAGATTGCTGTGGAATATAAGTGTTTATAGAAAATGTATGTAACACTTCCACATTTTTTAAAGGAGCCTTGTGTGATTTAGCTCTTTGTAATTTGTTCTGCACAGAGAGAGGCCACTGccgtatttttgtgtttgtattttatttcatttccctTATTCCTCGCACTGGCGCATCTTTTTATTTATCGTTTATCCTGTTACTTTGCCACGTTACCTCTCATACTGTTGATGTTCAGTACAAGTCCATATGGCTGCCGTTTCACAAAAGTGAAGGTCAAAGGACATTTTTGTTTATTCAGTTGCCATTGGcaataaaaactgcacattaaGAACCCCAGTAATTGTGTCCTGTGTGGCTAAGCATTTCCCAGGCTACATTTAAAGGACCTTgtaataagaataaaaaagaatCTAAATCTAAAGTCCCCGCCAAGcttgtttttacagtttttgcaaACAGCTGTGTTGTTCAAAACTTTTTCCACACCAAATGAGATTTAAATCTTGATAAGGAAAAACGTTCAGAGACAGCCATCCTCTCGAGCCTATCTCTATCAACTTGTGGTTGGTAGCTTCACTGAAGTGTGAGAAACCCAGCAAAAGTCACAAGCAAACCAGTGCAGTAGTTCTCAGATTGGTATTTGTGTTCAGAGCTGTGTCCAGGATCTTCACTTGTTCTAGTGCTTAATTATCATTCTAACATGAAGCATTAATTCTTGTTGGGTTTTTTAGTTCCCATTTATGGGTTTGTAATTGTTGAGCTTTGGATGCCCATTACTTTACTGCACCAGCCCTATTTTGGAGTCTTTGAGTATGTTATAGCTCCCTCATGGTTTCCCTCAGTGTTCTCTCTGTCTCATCTTCCTGCTTCCCCTCTGATGTGGTTCATTCATGTTTCATTCCTTGTTTCATTTATCTAAGCTgttattttcttgtttattttctgaTAACTACTTTCCTCTTGTGCTTTGTTCAGAGTTTTACTGGAGGTCTGTGCCCGTTCCTTAATCACCGTTTGTGTGTACACCGTCCATTGTTTTATCCTGTTGGTTCTGTGTATCTTTTCTGGTTTGCTCTCTATATTTTGCTGAAgtgtttgacttttttattttgtttttggacCTTGGACTCATCCTTCAGCttaataaaaagcttttttttcctgcattggAGTTCCTTATTctgtaacctacagcacacagAAATTACTTGTTTGGCTCAATATTTGAAACCTTAAACAAGCATAAATTGTAAACTTGTTGCACTACATTATGGAAGACCATCAAACCACCAAAAAGTAAATACATTTAGGAAGaataattatcttttttttcttttttgacaaagttgatttttaaaaaagaaacttgcACGTGCACTAAAGCGAATAAAAATGCAACCCTAAGTGACATAAAACAATGTCTCTTTAGGTTTTGTATCacggaaaaaaaaactttaaagaaCCGGATAATCTTCAGAGACTGAACAGTTTTATTAGTACAATGAAACTAAATCAAAAGCACGTGCCCAAACCAAGAAggcaagaggggaaaaaaaacccaatgacGTAAAAAAAAGACTTCCTGTGATGTGATTGATAAGTTTAAACCTCAGCTCTATGTCTCATTCACCGTCTGAGACATCAGTGGCACCACAGAGCTGAGGTAATGGCACATTTACTAAAATATCACTGAACTCATGTCAGCTGGTGAATTTATTCATTATGAAAAGTTATAAActtgatgcattttatttgttattttcctATGACAAGTGTAGTTTACGAAAAGATAAATTCTAATCAATTGTAATATAGATGAAATGGTACAAATTTCATAATACTGAAGAAGTAGATACATTGTAATGCAAAATTCAAAGAGGCTTTAAACATATATGTTTTATTCATATCCACAGAACGATACCTGTGTTCAAAAAGACATGAAGTGCTGGCAGCTCCTGTTTGGGCTTTGGTGCTGCGGCATCCTTGCAGTGACCAGCGGGATCGAAGGTATTGCTCATTTGTATGGAGATGTTTTTCACTTAGCTATGGGAAGTCATTAGTAAGGCAGCTTATGGTTTATCTCATCTTGTGGCTGTATCATATCATCCTTTTCTTCCTACTATGATTAACTGCATAGCTTTTAATGTCATACATTCCAGTTGTCAGTAACAGTAGGAGGTTCAGAGGTTATGTTTAAATGTCAAATAGTCACACATGTTAGCTATCATCATATCACATGTTGTTGGTTTTGAGCTTTGATTAATATTTTGATTATTAAATATGGAAAGTAGCTTGATGTTTATCAAGTAAAattgatttttatttctattactGTGGAGAAATGATGTACTTTTTTTACTCTGCTACATATTTGACAGCTGGATATGCTGGTTATTTACCAATCaaggttttaaataaaaaaataaatagagtGCCTTCTTAAGGATTGAACCTTTTAAGGGAGTGTGCACATGGGATGACTGAGCTGCTAGCAAGAGATTTACCCTCTAAACTGGTGATTATCAaaattcaatcaatcaaaatttatttatatagcacattttaaagaccgaagtacaccaaagtgctttccagtaaaatcatgatacagataaaaaatcacaatataaaatataaattacagatataaataaaataaataaaatataaaataattacataatctaAATGCAAAGCCAGATGTAAATTACCCTAATTAGCCCTGAATGCCAGGTTAAACAAATAAGTTTttagacgtgatttaaaagactgaatggaATCTGATGCGCGAATATGAAGAGGAAGAGTATTCCATAAGCTGGGTGCAGCAACGGCAAAGGCACGGCCTCCTCTGGTCTTCAGCCGAGACCTAGGTTGCACTAAGAGCAGTTGGCCCGATGATCTTAGTGCTCTCTGAGGGCTATACAGACAGAGGAGATCAGCTAGGTAGTCAGGTGCCATATTGTTTAGGATTTtataagtaaacaataaaattttaaaatcaattcggTATTTAATAGGAAGCCAATGTAAGTTGGCCAGAACAGGGGTGATAGAATCATACTTTCTATTGCCGGTCAAGAgacgtgctgcagcattttggaccagATGCAATCGCTGAAGAAGAGAAGATTGGTGGCCCAAGTAgagagaattacaataatccagtCTTGAAGTGATGAAATCATGAATGAGTTTCTCCAGATCTTTGCGTGGTATATAAGGTTTAGCCTTAGAAATTAGGCGTAGTTGGTGAAAGCTGGTTTTTACCACAGTAGAAACCTGTTTATCTAGTTTGAAGGAACTATCCATGAAAACTCCAAGATTCCTAACAGCATCAGTGAGGTGGTTAGCAACAGGCCCGAGTGTGCCGGTCAGTTGTCCCAGAGGCATATTTCTATCAAAAACAATcatttctgtcttcttttcatttaaagtaaGAAAGTTACGTGATAACCAGTCTTTGACATCCCTCAGACAATCAAACAGAGGATGTAGTGAAGATGAAACATCCCCAGTCAGGTGGAGGTAGATttgaatatcatcagcatagcagtgaaaagagacattatgtttttcaaaaatggaGCCCAAGGGCAGCATGTacagagaaaacaacacagGACCCAATACCGAgccctggggcacaccacaGCGAAAAAGGGCAGAAGAAGAGGAATATTTTCCCATCATGACAGAGAACGACCTCTCAGAgaaatatgatttaaaccatGATAGAACATTTCCAACCTTGCCAAAAGGATATCATGGTCAACCATGTCAAAGGCTGAAGTCAAATCCAATAGAATTAAGACCACAGAGCGCCCAGAGTCAGATGATTACAAGGTTAATTGTATAAGGCACAAAAACATAGGAGTATCCAGTGTGTGTTACCTTATCATACACAAGTATAGCATTGAAGTAATCAATACCAGAAACTGTGAAATAATAATTgaatatttcttttcttctactttttctttttctagctGATGTACCGTCATGGATGTGTGTGACTGACTATATACACAACATTACTTGTGTCTTCAACAACATCACTGCTATTCCATTGGGAAAGAACAAAACGAACTACAGCCTATATTTCAAGGAGAACTCCGAACACAAGTaagtttttcttaaataaatacataaaatacttGATTCTTCTTACAGAATTgaaagtgtgtgtttctgcttctaaattcacaAACATGTCCATGTTCTGTTTTTGCTCCAAAAGCCCTTCTTGTCCACTTGTGGTGATGAATCACAGTTACTACTGTGAATGTCAACTCAACAATAAGCTTTGGGCGGATTATAATTCCTATGAAATTGACATTTGTGATGAATCTCAATGCATCAATTtagaaaataaatttaatttagCAAATCACAGTAAGTATGAATTACATTTGTAGTTGTTGATTTTGTCTTAATATGTTAATGtgcttcatttttaatgatagtctgaaaaaaatattatgcACCCCCTTGATGCTTAGAGGAACATTTTGATATACCTAAATATGATTTGATTGATATTTCTAATCAGTTCAGCTGAAACCTCCGCCTGAGCTTGTGGTCCAAGAAACAACAGAGACTCtcaacattacatttaaaagtcGATATGATAACCATTTATACCTTGGTGGTTACCTCATGTATGAAATATTACTTCAAACACCTGAAAGCAGTGAGAACAAAGTAAGATGAACTGTTATGTGCAGTATATTTACTAAGAATGTGTTTTATTCTAAAAGAATCAAACAATAATTGTTTCTTTAAACATTTCCACAGACTTTTACGGTTCCACCCCAAAAGAAGTTTGAATCTATTAATCGGAAATTGCACCTGAAAAATAGTGAATATTGCATTAAAGCAAGATATAGACCTCAAACATATAGTGAAACTTGGAGTGAATGGAGTCAACCAacatgctgggaaaacaaagCAGAAGAAGGTAAAGGACACATTTTTCACAAGTAAAAAAAGGCCTCTGTTATCTGGAGCTTTCTAAAAATATGCTAACAGTAAAATTCAACTACATTTGCTTTAGCAATTTTATGACAATGATAAAGGAATGGATTTTTAGGTTTATTTAATGCTATTCATAATCACAAACATAGGTGGGACGCTGCTCGTGTGAAGCAGCCTTTTGTTGTCTTGTGAGGTGTTTTCGCTGAACAATGTTTATCAAAAACAAGTGCTGCTCTCTTCCCTTTCTCTCAGCGCTTTTGTAAAATAGCACAGATACTTGATAGATAATGGACTTGCTGCCATCTTTGTAGTGTGAGTCAATAATTCTGTGTAATTTCAGAACCAgaaactttattattattattggccAAATATCTGTTCCCACTGTGTCTGGTTTTGGGAGCTCTGCTGTTTGTATTCTACAGTCCAGCTGCAAGGTAATTCATCTAAGCTTTGGAATGATTGCATGTCTGATGAGGATAATGGGCCTCTTATTCatattttgtgtctgtgtggcaGGATGAAGATAAAAACtctgtcccacacgccatcccCGGCTCCTTTCTTTCAGCCTCTGTATCAGCAACATAAAGGTGATCTCCAGGTAAGGAGATAACATGAGTGATTTCTGAAGAAGCTTAATTTTAACTTCTGTTAAAATCAATTAAGTGCAGGAATCCTAACATAAGGGTCACAATGGAAGCACAGTGCAAAATGACACGTTAGAAATGAGATGTAAGAAGACCACATAATTAATGATAGATGTGTATAAGCTTTATACACATCTATCACATAGTAATGATAACTTCACAGTGAATTGGTCAAGGTCCATGGGTAGGCAGATAATCTGCTGTGGTTACCCCTAACAGGAACATCTCTGGCATCCTTATTTATTTGATGTGTCAGTCAAAGACAGCGTTCATAGTGTTTGTGACACTTTAGTAACATTCTGATGCTGCAAAAAATGTGAATACCAGCATATTGTCAAACTAGAAATGCAAACATGCTGAGTTTAGTGTAAGGATGTGTTCTGTCTATCATGTTGACCATCTGGTAACTGGTGATAAAAGAAAGCATTCAGCAAAATAGGATTTTGACAGTTCATCAGTCTTACTGAAATAAACCCAGTTGCTGGAAAGCAAACCCTCAATCGTGTGACGCAGAGCTCCAGATCTTTCAAAGGATAAATAAACTCTAACTACAAGTGACTTTAGATAAAAAGTCGGCGCATCATTAAAACATTCGTCCTGTGCTACCATATTCATACCAAGTTTTATGGCAAATCACACAATTTTTGCTAACACGATTCAGTTAAAAACAGTTCATGGAAGCACAATACTCAACTCTGCACTAGAAATATGAGTTGAAGAGTTCAAGGTAATCCCCTCAGAAGCAGAATGAGACCTTTCAGTCAGAGCAGGAGTGGATGGCCAAATGATAACAAACAGTGCTAAAGCCTCACAAACAAGCATGAGAAGTCTGTTTCTGTTCATGTAGCGGTTCTACAAATGTCCCTCCTTGAGTTAGTTGTTAGACTTTATGATACTGTGTATCTGGCTGCTGTGAGAAAAAGCTTTCCCCGGTCAATAGGACCAGAAATGAACCACTCAAATATGGTTGCAATGACAGATGGTAAAAACtgcaagtaaaaaaataaacaccctAAGTCAAATTTGTAACGGCAGCATGTTACCATGACAAACCATTAAACATCTATACTGCATTGGTGCTTCATATTCTGAGAGTGCAGGTAGTACACAAGTGTGCTTTTTTCAACTGCGTCACACCTGATGCATCTTCATTTTGTTTAATTTGCAGGAATGGCTTTCTCCGAAAGGTAAAAATGTACTAATGCACAAAGCCGATGAGGGCATGATAAGTGATAGAGTGGCTGTTGTGCCAAAACCCAACACGAAGGACCCAGAAGAGACCCAGACCTTCCTAAACCCTCCAGTGATTCAGCTGGCATTCCCTCAGTGCCAGACCTCCTACGTTGGCCTGCCTGGGATGGATATGGCTCCTGCTCCTATAGCTATGGTCTGTCCAGCTAACACCTCTTATACTCAGCTCCCCTGCTCCGTCTGGGAGAGGGGCAGGGAGGCAGAGATTGCCTCCTCTCCACCTGAAGATGTCCTGGATATCAGCTGTGTTGACTCTGGCTGCAGCTTTGAGGATGTGACACAAAGCCCAGAGTG
Coding sequences:
- the LOC101470778 gene encoding interleukin-21 receptor, translating into MKCWQLLFGLWCCGILAVTSGIEADVPSWMCVTDYIHNITCVFNNITAIPLGKNKTNYSLYFKENSEHNPSCPLVVMNHSYYCECQLNNKLWADYNSYEIDICDESQCINLENKFNLANHIQLKPPPELVVQETTETLNITFKSRYDNHLYLGGYLMYEILLQTPESSENKTFTVPPQKKFESINRKLHLKNSEYCIKARYRPQTYSETWSEWSQPTCWENKAEEEPETLLLLLAKYLFPLCLVLGALLFVFYSPAARMKIKTLSHTPSPAPFFQPLYQQHKGDLQEWLSPKGKNVLMHKADEGMISDRVAVVPKPNTKDPEETQTFLNPPVIQLAFPQCQTSYVGLPGMDMAPAPIAMVCPANTSYTQLPCSVWERGREAEIASSPPEDVLDISCVDSGCSFEDVTQSPECSLPSSPVVETLAPCYCSDYCILNKTAEGVVPVLLSKESNVKVSSDSQHERES